One window of Paludibacter propionicigenes WB4 genomic DNA carries:
- a CDS encoding ABC-F family ATP-binding cassette domain-containing protein, which translates to MISVEQLTVEFGGSPLFDEISFLVNPKDRIALVGKNGAGKTTLLRIFSGKQAPTKGKILIPKDLSIGYLPQHMIHNEGTTVMQEAEKAFEHITDLQAEIERMNVELAERTDYESAEYHDLIEKLTRDNEHLQIIGNGNFYGEIEKTLLGLGFLRSDFDRQCSEFSGGWRMRIELAKILLQRPDVLLLDEPTNHLDIESIQWLESFLITCGSAILLVSHDRAFIDAVTTRTIEISLGKIYDYNVNYSKYVQLRIERHDQQVRAYENQQKLIADTEEFIARYRYQATKAVQVQSRIKQLEKLERLEVDQEDNSKLSLKFSPAPRSGSIPVEIEHLSKAYGNQLILDNIGMIINRGEKVAFVGKNGEGKSTLVKCIMSEIEYSGILKLGHNVKIGYFAQNQASLLDENRTVFETIDYVAVGDIRTKIRDILGAFMFGGEASDKKVKVLSGGERSRLAMIRLLLEPVNLLILDEPTNHLDMRSKDVLKEAIKAFDGTVIVVSHDREFLDGLVTKVYEFGNKKVREHLGGIYEFLQYKKMDTLRELEVATSLKATSDAVEKPVSENKMSYEARKEHNRKIRKAEKAVEEVEKMVSALEDEIAAMVKQLELPEYASDNDYIMLYQKKQREMEQKVYEWEILSEEADNLKAEVAD; encoded by the coding sequence ATGATATCTGTAGAACAACTTACGGTTGAATTTGGCGGCTCGCCGCTTTTTGATGAAATTAGTTTTTTAGTAAATCCTAAAGACAGAATAGCCTTAGTAGGTAAAAACGGAGCGGGTAAAACCACATTACTCCGTATTTTTTCCGGAAAGCAGGCTCCTACGAAAGGAAAGATTTTAATTCCGAAGGATTTGTCCATTGGCTATTTGCCACAGCATATGATTCATAACGAAGGTACCACGGTGATGCAGGAAGCAGAAAAGGCTTTTGAGCACATTACCGATTTGCAGGCCGAAATTGAACGCATGAATGTGGAACTGGCCGAAAGAACTGATTACGAATCGGCAGAGTACCACGATTTGATAGAGAAGCTGACTCGGGATAATGAACATCTACAGATTATAGGCAACGGTAATTTTTATGGCGAAATAGAGAAAACATTGCTCGGACTAGGTTTTTTGCGTTCGGATTTCGATCGCCAGTGTTCGGAATTTAGTGGCGGATGGCGTATGCGCATTGAGTTGGCCAAGATCCTCTTGCAACGTCCTGACGTATTACTACTCGATGAGCCGACCAACCATTTGGATATAGAATCAATACAATGGCTGGAAAGTTTCCTGATTACTTGTGGAAGTGCTATTTTGTTGGTTTCGCACGACCGCGCCTTTATTGATGCAGTTACCACGCGGACTATCGAAATTTCGTTGGGTAAGATTTACGATTACAACGTAAATTATTCAAAGTATGTGCAGTTGCGCATCGAAAGGCACGACCAACAGGTAAGAGCCTACGAGAATCAGCAGAAACTGATTGCCGATACCGAGGAGTTTATTGCCCGTTACCGCTATCAGGCAACCAAGGCCGTTCAGGTTCAGTCGCGCATCAAGCAGCTGGAAAAACTGGAACGGTTGGAGGTTGATCAGGAAGATAATTCAAAATTAAGTCTTAAGTTTTCGCCTGCACCGCGGTCGGGAAGCATTCCTGTGGAGATTGAGCATTTGTCAAAAGCGTATGGAAACCAGTTGATTCTGGATAACATCGGGATGATTATCAACCGGGGAGAAAAAGTGGCTTTTGTAGGTAAAAACGGTGAAGGTAAAAGTACGCTCGTAAAATGTATTATGAGCGAAATAGAGTATTCGGGAATACTGAAACTGGGACATAACGTAAAAATCGGTTATTTTGCTCAAAATCAGGCTTCGCTGCTCGATGAAAACAGAACTGTTTTTGAAACGATTGACTACGTGGCGGTGGGCGATATTCGAACCAAGATACGCGATATTCTGGGCGCATTTATGTTTGGAGGCGAAGCTTCCGACAAGAAAGTGAAAGTACTCTCAGGGGGTGAACGCAGCAGGTTGGCTATGATTCGCCTATTGCTTGAACCGGTCAATTTGTTGATTCTGGATGAGCCTACCAATCACTTGGATATGCGCTCGAAGGATGTATTGAAAGAAGCTATCAAAGCTTTTGATGGAACGGTTATCGTGGTTTCGCACGACCGTGAATTTCTGGATGGACTGGTAACTAAAGTGTATGAGTTTGGCAACAAAAAAGTACGCGAACATTTAGGAGGCATCTATGAATTTCTTCAGTATAAAAAGATGGATACCTTGCGAGAACTGGAGGTTGCGACTTCGCTTAAAGCCACAAGCGATGCTGTAGAAAAACCGGTTTCGGAGAACAAGATGAGTTATGAAGCCAGAAAGGAGCATAACCGGAAAATAAGAAAAGCCGAAAAAGCAGTGGAAGAAGTTGAAAAGATGGTTTCGGCGCTGGAAGACGAAATTGCTGCCATGGTTAAGCAACTCGAATTGCCAGAATACGCATCCGATAATGATTATATTATGCTTTATCAGAAAAAACAGCGTGAAATGGAACAGAAAGTGTACGAGTGGGAAATACTGAGCGAAGAGGCCGATAACCTGAAAGCTGAAGTCGCCGATTAA
- a CDS encoding SAM-dependent methyltransferase, which produces MPNLYLIPTSLGECDFSRILPAYNTGIVTALRYFIVEDVRTARRFLKKSNPAIDIDSLTFYVLNQHTSPEELSGFLKPMFDGNDIGVLSEAGCPAIADPGADVVAIAQRHNFTVVPLVGPSSILLSLMASGFNGQSFAFVGYLPIQPDERSKALKKLESRAYSENQSQIFIETPYRNMKMLEEILRVCQPATRLCIAADITLETEFIKTNTVKEWKTKLPELSKRPCIFILYKS; this is translated from the coding sequence ATGCCAAACTTATACCTTATTCCAACTTCGCTGGGCGAGTGTGATTTTAGTAGAATTCTTCCCGCGTATAATACCGGGATTGTTACAGCCTTGCGGTATTTTATAGTGGAAGATGTGCGTACAGCCCGTCGGTTTCTCAAGAAATCGAACCCTGCCATTGATATTGACAGTCTGACTTTCTATGTTCTCAATCAGCATACATCGCCCGAGGAATTGAGCGGATTTCTGAAACCAATGTTCGACGGAAACGATATTGGCGTATTGTCCGAAGCCGGATGCCCTGCCATTGCCGATCCGGGTGCCGATGTGGTGGCTATTGCCCAACGGCACAATTTTACGGTAGTTCCGCTTGTTGGTCCATCGTCCATTTTGTTGTCGCTTATGGCGTCGGGTTTCAATGGACAGAGTTTTGCTTTTGTCGGTTATCTGCCCATACAGCCCGACGAACGTTCCAAAGCCTTAAAAAAACTGGAATCAAGAGCATATTCTGAAAATCAGTCTCAGATCTTTATCGAAACGCCTTACCGCAATATGAAGATGCTGGAAGAAATTCTCCGGGTTTGTCAGCCTGCTACCCGGTTATGTATTGCTGCGGACATTACTTTGGAAACCGAATTTATCAAAACCAATACGGTGAAAGAATGGAAAACGAAGCTTCCTGAATTGAGCAAAAGACCTTGTATCTTTATACTTTATAAATCCTGA
- a CDS encoding M16 family metallopeptidase, with translation MKLLKILPFVLLLSPMSLLAQSFVYSPDEVIPVDAKTIKKTLDNGFTYYIRQNKAQENKVELRLVINAGSILETEKQQGLGHFLEHMSFNGTESFPNAELIKTLEGMGVRFGKDLNAYTSFDETIYYLPIPSDKVNVGLTVLKDWAMNLTLSEKEIERERGVVLEELRLGKKASTRIREKYLPVLLAGSLYPLRLPIGKEEVLKHFTSDELRNYYKKWHRPDLMAIMVIGDINPTEIEKEIIQKFGVYKMPENSEPRPVNPVPDHKETKVVVATDPEISGCSVEISYKHKPQKTITQQDYVEHKIYHALYSSMINDRLKELQETETPPFSEAESGYSNYFREVDTYSSYARCAPSKILNAFHSLIVENERVKRYGFTNNELERAKMKLLSRYERWYNERGKTASDLFADEYQVNYLSGEPIPGIEYEYELVKKTLPGIRTTDLNSLVAYYMTDNNRVVVVTGPESASISYPDKKEFLTLLAQVGAEKIKPYREDKVVKELMSSKPKAGTIISERSIPETGLIEWKLSNGATVVFKKTDFKNNQVLFRATSNGGFSNYNAKDDMSALYATKIQDKSGVNGINNTQLKRLMAGKDLSLTQSLVLYNESMSGKYGLKDSEAFFQLLYLYQTAPYFNKNAFKRLMNEEKTEYAKLLDDPSSYFNYQVEQLMNNGNPRRNRWPVKENLDQVDFNRAAAIYKARFGSVTGFTYVFVGNVDIDSIKPLVLTYIGGLPGNKKKQGYAEQNFTSLLGPATYTFKKGTEDKAEVSIKFVKRAIWDKQKAYAYSAFIELLKTRLYESLRREMSGVYGVKVSGKVNQNHEPEASLSLSFGTNTASYEALYKRAILEVKRLMSDGPTSEELERVKEKMRVTLATDIKENASWLLDIYYAYRYGDTVMTIEERKQTIEQLNSEKVKEAANEYIDPDKALKFILLPEINTTSSSHLPEQQKN, from the coding sequence ATGAAATTATTAAAGATACTCCCGTTTGTGCTTTTACTTAGTCCAATGAGTTTACTGGCACAATCTTTTGTTTATTCTCCGGACGAGGTTATTCCTGTCGATGCTAAAACTATCAAGAAAACGCTTGACAATGGTTTTACATACTATATACGTCAGAATAAAGCTCAGGAGAATAAAGTAGAATTGAGATTGGTTATTAATGCGGGCTCTATTTTAGAAACCGAGAAACAACAAGGATTGGGGCACTTTTTGGAGCATATGTCTTTCAATGGAACCGAATCGTTTCCGAATGCTGAGTTGATAAAAACCCTCGAAGGTATGGGTGTTCGTTTTGGAAAAGATTTAAATGCCTATACTTCTTTTGACGAAACAATCTATTATTTACCTATTCCATCGGATAAGGTGAATGTAGGGTTAACCGTACTAAAAGACTGGGCGATGAATCTGACTCTTTCAGAAAAGGAAATTGAAAGAGAAAGAGGCGTTGTACTGGAAGAACTGCGGTTGGGGAAAAAAGCATCCACCAGAATTCGGGAGAAATATCTTCCGGTTCTATTGGCAGGTTCCCTTTATCCACTTCGCCTTCCTATTGGTAAAGAAGAAGTTCTGAAGCATTTTACGTCAGATGAATTGCGAAATTATTACAAAAAATGGCATCGTCCTGACTTAATGGCCATCATGGTGATTGGAGATATCAATCCAACCGAAATAGAAAAGGAAATTATTCAAAAATTCGGGGTGTATAAAATGCCGGAGAATAGCGAACCCCGCCCGGTCAATCCGGTGCCAGACCATAAAGAAACAAAGGTTGTGGTGGCTACCGATCCTGAGATATCAGGCTGTTCTGTAGAAATATCCTATAAACACAAGCCCCAAAAAACAATCACGCAGCAGGATTATGTTGAGCACAAAATATACCATGCGTTGTATTCTTCTATGATTAATGATCGTTTAAAGGAATTGCAAGAAACAGAGACTCCTCCTTTTTCGGAAGCTGAGTCAGGTTACTCAAATTATTTTCGTGAAGTAGATACTTATTCCAGTTATGCAAGATGTGCTCCTTCAAAAATATTGAATGCCTTTCATTCTCTGATTGTTGAAAATGAGCGAGTGAAACGCTACGGATTTACGAATAATGAATTAGAAAGAGCTAAAATGAAACTATTGTCCCGTTACGAAAGATGGTACAATGAGCGGGGAAAAACGGCATCTGATCTTTTTGCCGATGAGTATCAGGTTAATTATCTATCAGGTGAACCTATACCGGGCATTGAATATGAATATGAATTGGTAAAAAAAACATTACCGGGAATAAGAACAACTGATTTGAATAGTCTGGTAGCTTATTATATGACTGATAATAACCGAGTCGTTGTTGTTACTGGTCCGGAGAGTGCTTCTATTTCTTATCCAGACAAAAAAGAGTTTTTGACTTTGCTAGCTCAGGTGGGAGCTGAAAAGATTAAGCCGTATAGAGAAGATAAAGTTGTCAAAGAGCTCATGTCCAGCAAGCCAAAAGCAGGAACAATTATCAGTGAAAGGTCAATTCCGGAAACCGGATTGATAGAATGGAAACTATCCAATGGAGCCACTGTCGTATTCAAAAAAACAGACTTTAAGAATAATCAAGTTTTGTTCAGAGCTACATCGAATGGAGGTTTTAGCAACTATAATGCAAAAGATGACATGTCAGCACTTTATGCAACCAAGATTCAGGATAAGAGTGGTGTAAATGGTATTAATAATACTCAATTGAAAAGACTGATGGCAGGAAAAGATTTATCGTTAACTCAATCCTTGGTTTTGTATAATGAATCGATGTCAGGTAAATACGGGTTGAAAGACAGTGAAGCATTTTTTCAATTACTCTATTTATATCAAACTGCACCTTATTTTAATAAAAATGCTTTCAAACGATTGATGAATGAAGAGAAAACTGAATATGCTAAATTGCTTGATGATCCGAGCAGTTACTTCAATTATCAAGTCGAACAACTTATGAATAACGGCAATCCACGCCGGAACAGATGGCCGGTAAAAGAAAATCTCGATCAGGTAGATTTTAATCGAGCTGCTGCAATTTATAAAGCTCGTTTTGGTAGTGTTACCGGATTTACTTATGTATTTGTTGGCAATGTGGATATTGATTCTATCAAACCACTTGTTCTGACGTATATAGGAGGACTTCCCGGCAATAAGAAGAAACAGGGTTATGCAGAACAAAATTTCACGTCTTTATTAGGTCCAGCTACTTACACATTCAAAAAAGGAACAGAAGACAAAGCTGAAGTTTCCATTAAGTTCGTAAAACGAGCCATCTGGGATAAACAGAAAGCATATGCTTATAGTGCTTTTATTGAACTATTGAAAACCAGATTATATGAAAGTCTTCGCAGGGAAATGAGTGGCGTTTATGGCGTAAAAGTTTCAGGAAAAGTTAATCAAAACCATGAACCTGAAGCGTCATTATCACTTTCTTTTGGCACGAATACGGCATCTTACGAGGCTTTATACAAACGTGCAATTCTTGAAGTTAAACGTTTGATGTCGGATGGTCCCACAAGTGAAGAGCTGGAGCGAGTCAAAGAAAAGATGCGTGTAACACTTGCAACAGATATAAAAGAAAACGCTAGTTGGTTACTGGACATTTATTATGCCTACCGTTATGGAGATACGGTTATGACGATTGAGGAACGCAAGCAAACTATTGAGCAACTGAACTCAGAGAAAGTAAAAGAGGCCGCTAATGAATATATAGACCCTGATAAAGCATTGAAGTTTATTCTTCTGCCGGAAATAAACACAACCTCATCTTCACACTTACCGGAACAACAAAAAAACTAG
- a CDS encoding glycosyltransferase family 4 protein yields the protein MLDIDKFIQNYPFLSAFVSFIIGLCFMPMVLNIARKRNFVVKPNKRTSHEGIIPNVGGINIFISFLLTVFLFTFSIFSELQFTIVGVFIILLVGFVDDLIDIKPAWKLFGESASAFFLIVVSDIRMSSLHGFLGIYELPIGASYLLSFFVFILIINSLNLIDGIDGLASGLGILYCLFFAVYFHSVLFINLAISAYAMVGSLAVFFIYNVISGKRKIFMGDSGSLLLGYMIALYVFEFCDINTKVITPVSFHMSAAPAVAVCVLSVPLFDAMRVMLTRIIHGISPFRADKNHIHHWLLKSGLTHLQVTFLLIIISIFYIALGIVGRNWPIGLLVAVAFSIACVLTYILWRVVERKVLK from the coding sequence ATGCTTGATATTGATAAATTTATTCAGAACTATCCTTTTCTTTCTGCATTCGTTTCTTTTATCATTGGGCTGTGTTTTATGCCTATGGTTCTGAATATTGCCAGAAAAAGAAATTTTGTAGTAAAGCCCAATAAAAGAACTTCGCACGAAGGCATAATCCCCAATGTGGGCGGAATAAATATATTTATTTCGTTTTTGCTGACAGTGTTTTTGTTCACATTCTCTATATTCAGCGAACTTCAATTTACGATTGTTGGCGTTTTTATTATACTGCTGGTAGGATTTGTTGATGATTTGATTGATATAAAACCAGCCTGGAAATTATTTGGGGAGAGTGCTTCTGCTTTTTTTCTGATTGTAGTTTCTGATATTCGTATGTCAAGTCTACATGGCTTTTTGGGCATATATGAGTTGCCGATAGGAGCAAGTTATTTGCTTTCATTTTTTGTTTTTATTTTGATCATCAATTCGTTGAATTTGATAGATGGTATTGATGGCTTGGCATCGGGGTTGGGGATATTGTATTGTTTGTTTTTTGCTGTTTATTTTCATTCGGTGTTGTTCATTAATTTGGCAATCTCGGCTTATGCCATGGTAGGTTCTTTGGCCGTTTTTTTTATATACAATGTAATATCCGGCAAACGAAAGATATTTATGGGCGATTCAGGTTCGTTGCTGCTGGGCTATATGATAGCTCTGTATGTGTTTGAGTTTTGTGACATAAATACTAAAGTAATAACTCCTGTATCTTTTCACATGTCAGCTGCTCCGGCTGTAGCTGTTTGTGTTTTGTCTGTTCCTTTATTCGATGCTATGCGCGTTATGCTTACCCGGATTATACATGGAATTTCACCTTTTCGTGCGGATAAAAACCACATACATCACTGGCTGCTGAAATCTGGTTTGACGCATCTTCAGGTGACGTTTTTGTTGATAATAATTTCAATTTTTTACATCGCGCTGGGCATTGTCGGGCGTAATTGGCCAATCGGACTATTGGTTGCGGTAGCTTTTTCAATAGCATGCGTGCTTACCTATATTTTATGGCGAGTAGTTGAAAGAAAAGTGTTGAAGTAA
- a CDS encoding DUF6850 family outer membrane beta-barrel protein, translating to MRYTSILYKAAISTIVLPIQLTAQTRNDTLLGKPYAELFEMHYFKESEYHLSSDNASGLSLGSRINYSDVNLTYEYSDGNYHRPQQASSYNNCLFSAEGAVTMGKFYVVGGFNFKEAFEKNVQFTSILNPYRGTPYIIADSTGGNWKKQTYDMWTRIASPIYYHFISFGLDGRLAVGRGAKSIDPRPQANSNAIQVAPSFTLIQKRHSLGGNFSYRRFRENSNMILYDTGNPQKIYLMKGMGQYTHDLFSTNERERQYTGDGFGGGVQYGYKSDRMNVFLDGIYENYVENANDIENNKPRQRGRLYENNWKGQLHVDFYNKEYSVKHALSVGYNETNRSGREIIQIFNSSSEVNAWVTSSEASHRSVVSQKEWKAGYNLYLFDGTTTSYKWKFSLNGKLTEYIDEYVVMNSFLKFNSYTATLNALRNFNIKKTNLLQVGLEGSFRGVWNDKNRYTPREPLDKTIETELVNSDATILTQNYGQLQAHVLYGHNLKNKTCLYAKSSFSLLRTEDKLNRTNVSASVGYNF from the coding sequence ATGCGTTATACATCAATACTATACAAAGCTGCAATTTCTACAATTGTTTTACCAATACAACTTACAGCACAAACAAGAAACGATACTTTGCTTGGAAAGCCATATGCAGAGCTTTTTGAAATGCACTATTTTAAAGAAAGTGAATATCATTTGTCTTCAGACAATGCTTCCGGCCTATCACTTGGCTCGCGGATAAACTATTCCGATGTGAACCTCACCTACGAATATTCAGACGGAAATTATCACCGTCCCCAGCAAGCCAGTTCCTATAACAACTGTCTCTTTTCTGCGGAAGGAGCCGTCACTATGGGAAAGTTCTATGTTGTTGGTGGCTTCAATTTCAAAGAAGCTTTCGAGAAAAATGTTCAGTTTACATCTATTCTGAATCCCTACCGAGGTACACCTTATATCATAGCAGATAGCACTGGTGGAAATTGGAAAAAGCAAACATATGATATGTGGACAAGGATTGCTTCACCTATTTATTATCATTTTATTTCTTTTGGTCTTGATGGAAGACTAGCAGTAGGAAGGGGTGCAAAGAGTATTGATCCTCGTCCGCAAGCAAATTCAAATGCTATTCAGGTAGCTCCATCTTTCACCTTAATTCAGAAAAGACATTCCTTAGGGGGAAACTTTAGTTACAGACGTTTTCGTGAAAATAGTAACATGATTTTGTATGATACAGGAAATCCCCAAAAAATATACCTCATGAAAGGAATGGGACAATATACGCATGACTTGTTTAGCACGAACGAACGCGAACGCCAATATACCGGAGATGGCTTTGGTGGTGGCGTACAATATGGTTATAAATCGGATCGGATGAACGTGTTTTTGGATGGAATCTATGAAAACTATGTAGAAAATGCCAATGATATAGAAAACAATAAACCCCGTCAACGCGGACGATTGTATGAAAATAATTGGAAAGGACAACTGCATGTGGATTTCTATAACAAAGAATATTCTGTAAAACATGCATTATCTGTAGGTTATAATGAAACGAATCGTTCGGGTCGGGAGATTATTCAGATTTTTAATTCTTCGTCAGAAGTGAATGCCTGGGTGACAAGTTCAGAGGCTTCCCATCGATCTGTTGTTTCTCAGAAAGAATGGAAAGCCGGGTATAATCTTTATTTGTTTGATGGAACCACCACATCCTACAAATGGAAATTTTCTCTAAACGGAAAACTAACAGAATATATTGATGAGTACGTAGTGATGAATTCTTTTCTCAAATTCAACAGTTATACTGCTACACTCAATGCTTTAAGAAACTTCAATATAAAAAAAACAAACTTATTGCAGGTTGGTTTGGAAGGTAGTTTCCGGGGCGTGTGGAATGATAAGAACCGATATACTCCAAGGGAACCGCTGGATAAAACAATAGAAACCGAACTAGTAAATAGTGACGCAACAATACTGACTCAAAATTATGGTCAATTGCAGGCTCATGTTTTATATGGACACAATCTAAAAAATAAGACTTGTCTGTACGCGAAAAGTTCTTTCAGCCTATTGCGGACGGAAGATAAATTAAACAGAACCAATGTATCTGCATCTGTTGGATACAATTTCTAA
- a CDS encoding DUF4876 domain-containing protein, with protein sequence MKKYILYLLLIGNCILSSCRKDIAIDSAFAPEINLHLKYKMFGDTSPFSNPLSMTLTNTTEQITYQFKSDLWGKFTLVQLLPGEYTISVTGTLTAAEVTQVTGKNAVDGSNLIGFKSSVNFKQGETPLLSDIDLILPTQSSLIFKELYYCGSRTPSNGSYRNDNFYTIYNNSDNPVLLNNVYIANTENYGGIGVTGPLWPGETQGEYKHVYLQAIWKIVAGENPVYIQPGQSVTIATMAAPHNQDSQYNLSSPVNLIDADYEAYSSDPSNKYTDFPAVNMSRAFWPDYGDLWRISVLGQGMVLIQATKEEFSGFGTVTLPEAFQDPFENEEYWLCKKVPVKFIIDAVDLIQNKTVTNTKRFPPMLDSGFATVAGTYTGSSVIRKIIGNKNGRLIYQDSNNSTEDFEVSPKAIFK encoded by the coding sequence ATGAAAAAATACATCCTTTATTTATTGTTGATTGGCAATTGTATATTGTCTTCTTGTCGGAAAGACATAGCCATCGATTCTGCGTTTGCACCTGAAATAAATTTGCACCTGAAATATAAAATGTTCGGAGATACCAGCCCTTTTTCTAATCCTTTGTCCATGACGTTGACTAATACCACCGAACAAATTACCTATCAGTTCAAAAGCGATCTTTGGGGAAAATTCACGTTGGTTCAATTGCTTCCCGGAGAGTATACGATCAGTGTTACGGGAACTCTTACAGCCGCAGAAGTAACTCAGGTAACAGGTAAAAACGCTGTTGATGGATCCAATCTGATTGGATTTAAGTCCAGTGTGAATTTTAAACAGGGAGAAACGCCATTGTTGAGTGATATAGACTTGATTTTGCCAACTCAGAGTTCTCTGATATTTAAGGAACTATACTATTGTGGGTCACGTACTCCATCGAATGGTAGCTATCGAAATGATAATTTCTATACTATCTATAATAATTCAGATAATCCTGTTCTTCTGAACAATGTCTACATAGCTAACACCGAAAACTACGGGGGAATCGGTGTTACTGGACCTCTTTGGCCGGGTGAGACACAAGGAGAATATAAACATGTTTATTTGCAAGCTATTTGGAAAATTGTAGCTGGAGAAAATCCGGTATACATACAGCCAGGTCAAAGTGTCACGATAGCAACCATGGCAGCTCCCCACAATCAAGACAGCCAGTACAATCTTTCTTCGCCTGTTAATTTAATAGATGCTGATTATGAAGCCTATTCTTCAGATCCTTCCAACAAATATACGGATTTTCCGGCTGTCAATATGTCCAGAGCTTTTTGGCCGGACTATGGAGACCTCTGGCGCATCAGTGTGCTTGGACAAGGAATGGTATTGATCCAAGCTACCAAAGAAGAGTTCTCCGGTTTCGGAACTGTTACACTTCCAGAAGCTTTTCAAGATCCATTTGAAAATGAGGAGTATTGGTTATGTAAAAAAGTCCCGGTAAAGTTCATAATTGATGCGGTTGATTTAATTCAGAATAAGACTGTTACAAACACCAAACGTTTTCCTCCCATGTTGGACAGTGGTTTTGCTACCGTTGCAGGAACCTATACTGGCTCCAGTGTGATTCGAAAGATCATTGGCAACAAAAATGGAAGACTTATTTATCAGGATTCCAATAATTCGACCGAAGATTTTGAAGTAAGCCCGAAAGCTATTTTTAAATAA
- the smpB gene encoding SsrA-binding protein SmpB, with amino-acid sequence MFKKSNILIRNKRATFDYEILDKYLAGIQLYGTEIKSIRDGKASLADTYCTFINNELWVRNMHIATYFFGTYNNHDVRRDRKLLLTKRELNKLIRGTKETGNTIIPTKMFINDKGLAKLEIGLGKGKKTYDKRQSLKEKEDKRSIDRAMRA; translated from the coding sequence ATGTTCAAAAAATCAAATATACTTATCAGAAACAAGCGGGCTACTTTCGATTATGAAATACTCGACAAGTATCTGGCTGGAATTCAACTATACGGAACTGAAATAAAATCCATCCGGGATGGAAAAGCCAGTTTGGCCGATACGTATTGCACCTTTATCAACAATGAATTGTGGGTAAGAAACATGCATATTGCCACCTATTTTTTTGGCACTTACAATAATCACGACGTGCGCAGAGACCGCAAGCTACTGCTTACCAAAAGAGAACTAAACAAACTCATTCGAGGAACCAAGGAAACGGGTAACACGATCATTCCCACCAAAATGTTTATAAACGACAAAGGATTAGCCAAACTGGAAATAGGACTTGGCAAAGGAAAGAAAACATACGATAAGCGACAGTCTTTGAAAGAGAAAGAGGATAAACGAAGCATAGACAGAGCCATGAGGGCATAA
- the panB gene encoding 3-methyl-2-oxobutanoate hydroxymethyltransferase yields the protein MSIHSEDSRRVTTQRLLEMKQRGEKISMLTAYDYTMGTIVDRAGVDIILVGDSASNVMCGNITTLPITLDQMIFLAKSVVRGVNRALVVIDMPFGSYQGNSKEALASAIRIMKETHGDCLKVEGGEEILESVKRILSAGIPVMGHLGLMPQSINKYGSYAVRAKDDSEADKLIRDAHLLEEAGCFGIVLEKIPAKLAQRVADELTIPVIGIGAGGGVDGQVLVLHDMVGLNQDFSPRFLRRYANIQGIMNEAIGHYVEDVKSGDFPNEKEQY from the coding sequence ATGTCGATACACAGTGAAGACTCAAGAAGAGTAACGACTCAAAGATTGTTGGAAATGAAACAACGTGGTGAAAAAATCAGTATGCTCACAGCATACGATTACACCATGGGAACCATTGTTGACAGAGCCGGAGTAGATATAATATTAGTTGGTGATTCTGCATCGAATGTTATGTGTGGAAACATCACTACGCTTCCAATCACATTGGATCAAATGATTTTTCTGGCAAAATCGGTTGTCAGAGGTGTAAACCGGGCGTTGGTTGTAATCGATATGCCATTTGGATCCTACCAGGGTAACTCCAAGGAAGCGCTCGCTTCGGCCATTCGTATCATGAAAGAAACTCATGGAGACTGTTTAAAAGTAGAGGGTGGAGAGGAAATTCTGGAATCAGTTAAACGTATTCTTAGTGCCGGAATTCCTGTTATGGGGCATCTGGGACTTATGCCTCAATCCATAAATAAATACGGATCTTATGCCGTAAGAGCGAAGGATGACAGCGAAGCTGATAAACTTATAAGAGATGCCCATTTGCTCGAAGAAGCAGGATGTTTCGGAATTGTATTGGAAAAAATTCCTGCAAAGCTAGCTCAGAGAGTAGCTGATGAACTTACCATCCCTGTTATTGGAATTGGCGCAGGTGGTGGTGTGGATGGACAAGTGCTGGTACTACACGATATGGTAGGACTGAATCAAGACTTCTCACCACGGTTTCTTCGTCGCTATGCCAACATTCAGGGCATAATGAATGAAGCGATTGGACATTATGTAGAAGATGTGAAATCAGGCGATTTCCCCAACGAAAAAGAGCAGTATTAA